In Treponema vincentii, a single window of DNA contains:
- a CDS encoding iron-containing alcohol dehydrogenase: MSNFTFKLTSNIILGSYSIAKIGAEAVQFGKKFLFIVDPLLHETGIAKKVIDALEERGISVLVFDGVKRSADSDIIENALGLARGVFIDAVIASGGMGPVAIGRAVASLYNESGSIYDFIEGKPCTAEPLPFIEVPATCREPFTFTPFSPIVDVRSRKIHLLKVRNDLCKLCVFDTACYSNLAPNATVATILQGVGIAFEGYISSKTNFLSETILGKAIDRFLLSLDPQYGRATGASRETVIAEAACLTAIGISFSSPGLGSAIALACASRYNISSSVVGTILLPYVLTNAQTSSLDRLVKIGRMLNVDTRGVDPLYVAKSAIEEIRRRLAQANLPTRLKDIGLSIEQLVAISEDAVSLSFMNYIPKPMRSDDVFELLKQAY, translated from the coding sequence ATGTCTAATTTTACCTTTAAGCTTACATCAAATATTATCCTCGGAAGCTACTCCATAGCAAAAATAGGTGCGGAAGCCGTTCAGTTCGGAAAAAAATTCTTATTTATTGTTGATCCGTTGCTGCACGAAACCGGTATTGCTAAAAAAGTTATTGATGCACTGGAAGAAAGGGGTATATCCGTTCTTGTATTCGACGGTGTAAAACGTTCCGCCGACTCCGATATCATTGAAAACGCATTAGGCCTTGCACGCGGAGTTTTTATCGATGCCGTCATTGCATCCGGCGGTATGGGACCCGTTGCTATTGGTCGTGCTGTTGCCTCGCTGTACAATGAGTCCGGCTCAATCTATGACTTTATCGAAGGAAAACCCTGTACAGCAGAGCCGCTTCCTTTCATCGAAGTCCCGGCTACTTGTAGGGAACCGTTCACTTTTACGCCGTTCAGCCCGATTGTCGATGTACGATCCCGAAAAATTCATTTGCTAAAAGTACGCAATGACCTTTGTAAACTCTGCGTCTTTGATACCGCCTGTTATTCAAACCTTGCGCCGAATGCAACCGTAGCAACCATTCTTCAAGGAGTCGGTATTGCATTTGAAGGATATATTTCCTCAAAAACAAACTTTTTGTCGGAAACGATTTTAGGGAAAGCTATTGACCGCTTCTTATTGTCGCTTGATCCGCAGTACGGACGGGCTACCGGTGCTTCCCGCGAAACGGTTATTGCAGAAGCAGCCTGTTTAACCGCCATAGGCATTTCTTTTTCCAGCCCCGGATTAGGTAGCGCCATTGCCCTTGCATGTGCAAGCCGCTATAATATTTCCAGTTCGGTAGTCGGAACAATCCTTTTGCCGTATGTCCTCACAAATGCACAAACATCGAGCCTCGATAGGCTCGTAAAAATCGGGCGGATGCTGAATGTCGATACACGCGGTGTCGATCCGCTTTATGTAGCAAAGTCTGCTATCGAAGAAATCCGTCGTCGTTTGGCTCAAGCAAATCTACCTACCCGCTTAAAAGATATCGGTTTATCCATTGAGCAGCTGGTTGCTATTTCCGAAGATGCCGTTTCGCTGAGTTTTATGAATTATATCCCCAAACCGATGCGGAGCGACGATGTGTTTGAGCTACTTAAACAAGCATATTAG